In the Deinococcus ficus genome, one interval contains:
- a CDS encoding sulfocyanin-like copper-binding protein, translating into MKNTVMTALLLASTSVVLAQTAAPATTTTPAQPPVITADAAKKLVKISFVAGHGTHNNGLNYNGDAKGEKTLTVPLGWTVEVSLSNAGRMPHDMAIVAGTALPADPFKARLAFPNAATAVVAPSGATAAPTTFVVNRPGSYFVLCRVGKHAQNGMYVKLNVVNGAKAVTYK; encoded by the coding sequence ATGAAAAACACCGTGATGACCGCCCTGCTTCTCGCCTCGACCTCGGTTGTCCTCGCGCAGACCGCTGCGCCAGCCACGACCACGACGCCCGCCCAGCCGCCCGTAATCACCGCCGACGCCGCCAAGAAGCTCGTGAAGATCAGCTTCGTGGCCGGGCACGGCACGCACAACAACGGCCTGAACTACAACGGCGACGCCAAGGGCGAGAAGACCCTGACCGTGCCGCTCGGCTGGACGGTGGAGGTCAGCCTGAGTAATGCCGGACGCATGCCGCACGACATGGCCATCGTGGCCGGCACGGCCCTGCCCGCCGATCCCTTCAAGGCCCGCCTGGCCTTCCCGAACGCCGCCACCGCGGTGGTCGCTCCGTCCGGCGCGACCGCGGCGCCCACCACGTTCGTGGTGAACCGTCCCGGGTCGTACTTCGTGCTGTGCCGTGTGGGCAAGCACGCCCAGAACGGCATGTACGTGAAGCTGAACGTGGTGAACGGCGCGAAGGCCGTCACGTACAAGTAA
- a CDS encoding M48 family metallopeptidase: protein MRPSPVPPRLSLSPDPWVIAGVDVVLKRSARRRTVTLRVSPGTVTLYAPARTPETHLLDFLNSRRGWAEGHLVRYAARQVPATLDLSDGAVVPFLGEGLTVRLDPGVRRARRDGAVLHLPTVNPAAALDAWTRAACRAPYRALVQEYAAQLGAQDRLTDVRVTSARTRWGSCTSGGVIRLHWKLSRAPLAALQYVALHEAAHLLELNHSPRYWRHVTRVMPDWPTQRRWLRDHGHTLP, encoded by the coding sequence GTGCGCCCCTCCCCTGTCCCGCCCCGCCTGTCCCTTTCCCCTGATCCCTGGGTGATCGCGGGGGTGGACGTGGTTCTGAAGCGCAGCGCGCGGCGCCGGACGGTGACGCTGCGCGTGAGCCCCGGCACGGTCACGCTGTACGCGCCGGCCCGCACGCCGGAAACGCACCTGCTGGACTTCCTGAATTCCCGGCGCGGCTGGGCGGAGGGGCACCTGGTCCGGTACGCCGCCCGGCAGGTGCCCGCCACGCTGGACCTGTCGGACGGGGCGGTGGTGCCGTTCCTGGGCGAGGGGCTGACGGTCCGGCTGGACCCGGGCGTGCGCCGCGCCCGGCGGGACGGCGCGGTGCTGCACCTGCCCACAGTGAACCCGGCGGCCGCGCTGGACGCCTGGACCCGCGCCGCCTGCCGCGCCCCCTACCGCGCGCTGGTGCAGGAGTACGCCGCGCAGCTGGGCGCGCAGGACCGCCTCACGGACGTGCGGGTCACGTCCGCCCGGACGCGCTGGGGCAGCTGCACGTCGGGCGGCGTGATCCGGCTGCACTGGAAGCTCAGCCGCGCGCCGCTGGCCGCGCTGCAGTACGTCGCCCTTCACGAGGCCGCGCACCTGCTGGAACTGAACCACTCGCCGCGCTACTGGCGGCACGTGACCCGGGTCATGCCGGACTGGCCCACGCAGCGGCGCTGGCTGCGCGACCACGGCCACACCCTGCCCTGA
- a CDS encoding neutral zinc metallopeptidase, with protein MDWQNLPGGGNVLDRRGGGGLPGGGLAVGGIGGLILTLVLMFLGIDPGTVLGGGPTQGEQTGPQGTTTPGQQDEDYQFIDRIARSNNDVWSSVFQQAGRTYTPPKTVLYSGTTQSGCGTANSAVGPFYCPLDNGVYIDTSFFQTMDRRLGGGGDLAYSYVIAHEIGHHVQNELGIADQVERKQRSAQARGNEAEANSYSVRLELQADCFAGVWASRTRQQTNLTEQDLRQAVNTAAAIGDDNLQKQGQGYVVPDSFTHGSSQQRVNWFMRGFKSADPNQCDSFTPAYNQL; from the coding sequence ATGGATTGGCAGAATCTTCCAGGTGGTGGCAATGTGCTGGACCGGCGGGGCGGCGGTGGCCTGCCCGGCGGCGGACTGGCGGTCGGTGGGATCGGGGGTCTGATCCTGACGCTGGTGCTGATGTTCCTCGGCATCGACCCGGGCACGGTGCTGGGCGGTGGACCCACGCAGGGTGAGCAGACGGGTCCGCAGGGCACGACCACGCCCGGGCAGCAGGACGAGGACTACCAGTTCATCGACCGCATCGCGCGCAGCAACAACGACGTGTGGAGCAGCGTCTTCCAGCAGGCCGGACGCACCTACACCCCGCCGAAGACCGTGCTGTATTCCGGCACCACCCAGAGCGGGTGCGGCACCGCAAACAGCGCCGTGGGGCCCTTCTACTGCCCGCTGGACAACGGCGTGTACATCGACACCAGCTTCTTCCAGACGATGGACCGGCGTCTGGGCGGCGGCGGGGACCTGGCGTACTCGTACGTGATCGCCCACGAGATCGGGCACCACGTACAGAACGAACTAGGCATCGCCGATCAGGTGGAACGCAAGCAGCGCAGCGCCCAGGCGCGCGGCAACGAGGCCGAGGCGAACAGCTACAGCGTGCGCCTTGAACTGCAGGCCGACTGCTTCGCGGGCGTGTGGGCCAGCCGCACCCGGCAGCAGACGAACCTGACCGAGCAGGACCTGCGGCAGGCCGTGAACACCGCCGCGGCCATCGGCGATGACAACCTGCAGAAGCAGGGGCAGGGGTACGTGGTGCCGGACTCGTTCACGCACGGCAGCAGCCAGCAGCGCGTGAACTGGTTCATGCGGGGCTTCAAGTCGGCCGACCCGAACCAGTGCGACAGCTTCACCCCGGCCTACAACCAGCTGTAA
- a CDS encoding D-alanine--D-alanine ligase family protein, whose protein sequence is MKKRILLLAGGQSGEHEVSLMSARSVLNALPRDQFDVTPVVISKQGRWLPPTETQRALETGQAQAGGDLVLHRAASAEGYDAVFPLLHGPMGEDGTVQGLLTLAGIPFVGSGVLGSAASMDKVMTKQVLASIGIPQVPWALAVRREWQRDPAAVRERVEALGYPVFVKPANLGSSVGISKVKDGAGLDAALDLAFSLDRRVIVEAMTRHKPREVEVGILGNDTPIASPVGELSFDADFYDYETKYTEGQAQMHIPARLPAEVAEQIRDLALRAFRALDCAGLARVDFFYVAETGEVLLNEVNTMPGFTTTSMYPKLFEAAGLTYSELVTRLIQLALEER, encoded by the coding sequence GTGAAGAAGCGCATCCTGCTGCTGGCGGGCGGTCAGTCCGGAGAACACGAAGTGAGCCTGATGAGCGCGCGCAGCGTCCTGAACGCGCTGCCGCGCGACCAGTTCGATGTGACGCCGGTGGTGATCAGCAAGCAGGGCCGCTGGCTGCCGCCCACCGAAACGCAGCGCGCGCTGGAGACCGGGCAGGCCCAGGCGGGCGGGGACCTCGTGCTGCACCGCGCCGCCAGCGCCGAGGGGTACGACGCCGTGTTCCCGCTGCTGCACGGCCCGATGGGCGAGGACGGCACCGTGCAGGGTCTGCTGACCCTGGCCGGGATTCCGTTCGTGGGCAGCGGCGTGCTGGGCTCGGCGGCCAGCATGGACAAGGTCATGACCAAGCAGGTCCTGGCCTCCATCGGCATTCCGCAGGTGCCGTGGGCGCTGGCGGTGCGCCGCGAATGGCAGCGGGACCCGGCGGCGGTGCGTGAGCGGGTGGAGGCCCTGGGGTACCCGGTGTTCGTGAAACCCGCGAACCTGGGGTCCAGCGTGGGGATCAGCAAGGTCAAGGACGGCGCGGGCCTGGACGCGGCGCTGGACCTGGCGTTCAGCCTGGACCGGCGGGTGATCGTGGAGGCCATGACCCGCCACAAGCCCCGCGAGGTGGAGGTCGGGATTCTCGGCAACGACACGCCCATCGCCAGTCCGGTGGGGGAACTGAGCTTCGACGCGGACTTCTACGATTACGAGACGAAGTACACCGAGGGGCAGGCGCAGATGCACATTCCCGCCCGCCTGCCCGCCGAGGTCGCCGAACAGATCCGGGACCTCGCGCTGCGGGCCTTCCGGGCGCTGGACTGCGCAGGGCTGGCGCGGGTGGACTTCTTCTACGTGGCCGAGACCGGCGAGGTGCTGCTGAACGAGGTGAACACCATGCCGGGCTTCACCACGACCAGCATGTACCCGAAGCTGTTCGAGGCGGCCGGGCTCACCTACAGCGAACTCGTCACCCGCCTGATTCAGCTGGCCCTCGAGGAACGCTGA
- a CDS encoding ABC transporter substrate-binding protein, translated as MKKFAALGTLLILTTALAAAPKDTLVVQLSSDIPTMDPGVTYDTASGEVVENMYETLITYKGASLSQLEPLLATAWKISNNSKTYTFDLRKNVKFHSGNTMTCADAEYSFERNLVTNSAESGNWFIAESLLGTGSNANDDKTITWARIDKAVECNNAGQLVFNLPKVDPAFLAKLAYVGQSVVDSKHAAKIGEWSGKEADWKSWVGKDLTASKLASQPSGTGAYKLVRKDANAALFTAHDAYWGKKPAIKNVIIQKVPEPAARYQAFLRGDADLIEGTGRAGDTDSVKGKPGVVWVEGIPNTSASAFFMNQNIKATGLLGSGKLDGKGIPANFFSDVNVRRAFSYAFDYAGYIRDVQDGQGMQRTVLLPDTFPGYAANVKKYTLNTNLAKAYFQKAWGGQLWKNGFVLTANYRAGSKAAQTAMEILKKNIESLNPKFRVNIQSKPWSEMLESSKKGQEAMIVIGWAPDYADPDNFMYTFYSSNGYYSPRSNFKDASVDKWLEQARSTTNTAERNRLYALVANRAYEQAPYILMPAGVGYLFHRDNLVGASKANFNTMISFAFTGTFWKELSKK; from the coding sequence ATGAAGAAATTTGCTGCCCTCGGCACCCTGCTCATCCTCACCACGGCCCTCGCCGCCGCCCCCAAAGACACCCTGGTCGTCCAGCTGTCCTCCGACATCCCCACCATGGACCCTGGCGTCACCTACGACACCGCCTCCGGCGAAGTCGTGGAAAACATGTACGAAACCCTGATCACCTACAAGGGCGCCAGCCTGAGCCAGCTCGAGCCCCTGCTGGCCACCGCCTGGAAGATCAGCAACAACAGCAAGACCTACACCTTCGACCTGCGCAAGAACGTCAAGTTCCACAGCGGCAACACCATGACCTGCGCCGACGCCGAGTACAGCTTCGAGCGTAACCTGGTCACCAACAGCGCCGAGTCCGGCAACTGGTTCATCGCCGAGAGCCTGCTGGGCACCGGCAGCAATGCCAACGACGACAAGACCATCACCTGGGCCCGCATCGACAAGGCCGTCGAGTGCAACAACGCCGGCCAGCTCGTCTTCAACCTGCCGAAAGTCGACCCCGCCTTCCTGGCGAAGCTCGCCTACGTCGGCCAGAGCGTCGTGGACAGCAAGCACGCCGCCAAGATCGGCGAGTGGAGCGGCAAGGAAGCCGACTGGAAGAGCTGGGTGGGCAAGGACCTGACCGCCAGCAAGCTCGCCAGCCAGCCCAGCGGCACCGGCGCGTACAAGCTCGTCCGCAAGGACGCCAACGCCGCCCTGTTCACCGCGCACGACGCGTACTGGGGCAAGAAGCCGGCCATCAAGAACGTCATCATCCAGAAAGTTCCCGAGCCTGCCGCCCGCTACCAGGCGTTCCTCCGCGGCGACGCTGACCTGATCGAAGGCACCGGCCGCGCCGGTGACACCGACAGCGTCAAGGGCAAGCCCGGCGTCGTGTGGGTTGAAGGTATCCCCAACACCAGCGCCAGCGCGTTCTTCATGAACCAGAACATCAAGGCCACCGGCCTGCTCGGCAGCGGCAAGCTGGACGGCAAGGGCATCCCCGCCAACTTCTTCAGCGACGTGAACGTCCGCCGGGCCTTCAGCTACGCGTTCGACTACGCCGGTTACATCCGCGACGTGCAGGACGGCCAGGGCATGCAGCGCACCGTGCTGCTCCCCGACACCTTCCCCGGCTACGCCGCGAACGTCAAGAAGTACACCCTGAACACCAACCTGGCCAAGGCGTACTTCCAGAAAGCCTGGGGCGGCCAGCTCTGGAAGAACGGCTTCGTGCTGACCGCGAACTACCGCGCCGGCAGCAAGGCCGCCCAGACCGCCATGGAAATCCTCAAGAAGAACATCGAGAGCCTGAACCCCAAGTTCCGCGTCAACATCCAGTCCAAGCCCTGGAGCGAGATGCTGGAATCCAGCAAGAAGGGCCAGGAAGCCATGATCGTCATCGGCTGGGCGCCTGACTACGCCGACCCTGACAACTTCATGTACACCTTCTACAGCAGCAATGGGTACTACTCCCCCCGCAGCAACTTCAAGGACGCCAGCGTCGACAAGTGGCTCGAGCAGGCCCGCAGCACCACCAACACCGCCGAGCGCAACCGCCTGTACGCCCTGGTCGCCAACCGCGCCTACGAGCAGGCCCCCTACATCCTGATGCCCGCCGGCGTCGGCTACCTCTTCCACCGCGACAACCTGGTGGGCGCGAGCAAGGCAAACTTCAACACCATGATCAGCTTCGCCTTCACGGGGACCTTCTGGAAGGAACTCAGCAAGAAGTAA
- a CDS encoding ABC transporter permease: MLNFVLRRLIQVPIVIVVLSMMVVGMTTMLSPDQRVAPYIRSEQQAAQKDKIIEQLGFNDPFIVQYTRWAQKTLSGDLGYSRASSKDVVATIKERLPATLELTLVTAIPIMLIAIWLGTLAALHKDRFIDQVVRVLAVLGYSLPTFVLGIVLLAIFYANLNWLPGTGRLEAINEFSVGDLRRYTGLLTLDTALNGRWDLFLDAIRHLVLPAVTLIIVLSADILKVMRNNMLEALTSDYVRTARAKGLSDRVVNMKHARRNALLSIVTLGGFLIIGLLSGSLITETIFAYPGVGQWVVDAARQTDLAAVLGFAMLSAVIVVLVSTIVDLLYGVIDPRVRFD, from the coding sequence ATGCTTAATTTCGTCCTCCGGCGACTCATCCAGGTGCCGATCGTCATCGTGGTGCTGTCCATGATGGTGGTCGGCATGACCACGATGCTGAGCCCCGACCAGCGCGTCGCGCCGTACATCCGCTCCGAGCAGCAGGCCGCGCAGAAAGACAAGATCATCGAACAGCTCGGTTTCAACGACCCCTTCATCGTGCAGTACACCCGCTGGGCGCAGAAGACCCTGTCCGGCGACCTGGGGTACTCCCGCGCGAGCAGCAAGGACGTGGTCGCCACCATCAAGGAGCGCCTCCCCGCGACCCTGGAACTCACGCTGGTCACCGCCATCCCGATCATGCTGATCGCCATCTGGCTCGGGACGCTGGCCGCGCTGCACAAGGACCGCTTCATTGACCAGGTCGTGCGCGTCCTCGCGGTGCTCGGGTACAGCCTGCCCACCTTCGTGCTGGGCATCGTGCTGCTGGCCATCTTCTACGCGAACCTGAACTGGCTGCCCGGCACCGGGCGCCTCGAAGCCATCAACGAATTCTCCGTCGGGGACCTCAGGCGCTACACCGGCCTGCTCACCCTGGACACTGCGCTGAACGGCCGCTGGGACCTGTTCCTCGACGCGATCCGCCACCTGGTGCTGCCCGCCGTGACCCTGATCATCGTGCTGTCGGCCGACATCCTGAAGGTCATGCGCAACAACATGCTCGAGGCGCTCACCAGCGACTACGTGCGCACCGCGCGCGCCAAGGGCCTGAGCGACCGGGTCGTGAACATGAAGCACGCCCGCCGCAACGCCCTGCTGAGCATCGTGACCCTGGGCGGGTTCCTGATCATCGGCCTGCTCAGCGGGTCCCTGATCACCGAAACCATCTTCGCGTACCCCGGCGTGGGCCAGTGGGTCGTGGACGCCGCCCGCCAGACCGACCTGGCCGCCGTGCTGGGCTTCGCCATGCTTTCCGCCGTGATCGTCGTGCTGGTCAGCACCATCGTGGACCTGCTCTACGGCGTGATTGACCCGCGCGTGAGGTTCGACTGA
- a CDS encoding ABC transporter permease, translating to MTTTAAPDRLRGKSRFQQFWVSPAMRKLRRNPLAITGLIITLLFVLMAIFAPFLAKPSGDCMRDLNIATPNEVFKPGVALQAIFAPPKACYKTERLSFQAQPGAPDARAPFGTVNGYNIYYGLIWGARTALKMGFAIVGITLIVGILVGAISGYYGGWVDNLIQRFIDVIFALPPLIMTVVVLTILRARLMGGGTEYDPTFPIIVAFSITGWAGYARIIRGEVLRTRQLEYVDAARALGGRDMRLILKHVVPNSVASVFTIAVLNLATVPLGIAALSFLGLGFESGYSEWGQLVDAARAWLKFDYWYVLAYPAAFIILFSLAFNLFGDGLRDALDPKTR from the coding sequence ATGACAACGACCGCCGCCCCTGACCGCCTGCGCGGCAAATCCCGGTTCCAGCAGTTCTGGGTCAGCCCCGCCATGCGCAAACTGCGCCGCAACCCCCTGGCCATCACCGGCCTGATCATCACCCTGCTGTTCGTGCTGATGGCGATCTTCGCGCCGTTCCTCGCCAAACCCAGCGGGGACTGCATGCGCGACCTGAACATCGCCACGCCCAACGAGGTGTTCAAGCCCGGCGTGGCCCTGCAGGCGATCTTCGCGCCGCCCAAGGCCTGCTACAAGACCGAACGCCTGAGCTTCCAGGCGCAGCCCGGCGCGCCTGACGCCCGCGCGCCCTTCGGCACCGTGAACGGCTACAACATCTACTACGGCCTGATCTGGGGCGCCCGCACCGCCCTGAAGATGGGCTTCGCGATCGTGGGCATCACCCTGATCGTGGGCATCCTGGTCGGCGCCATCAGCGGCTACTACGGCGGCTGGGTGGACAACCTGATCCAGCGCTTCATCGACGTGATCTTCGCGCTGCCGCCCCTGATCATGACCGTGGTCGTCCTGACCATCCTGCGCGCCCGCCTGATGGGCGGCGGCACCGAGTACGACCCGACCTTCCCGATCATCGTGGCGTTCTCCATCACCGGCTGGGCCGGGTACGCCCGCATCATCCGCGGGGAAGTGCTGCGCACCCGCCAGCTCGAGTACGTGGACGCCGCCCGCGCCCTGGGCGGACGCGACATGCGCCTGATCCTCAAGCACGTCGTGCCCAACAGCGTGGCCTCCGTGTTCACCATCGCCGTGCTGAACCTGGCCACCGTGCCCCTCGGCATCGCCGCCCTGTCCTTCCTGGGCCTGGGCTTCGAGAGCGGCTACAGCGAGTGGGGCCAGCTGGTCGACGCCGCCCGCGCCTGGCTGAAGTTCGACTACTGGTACGTGCTGGCCTACCCCGCGGCCTTCATCATCCTGTTCAGCCTGGCCTTCAACCTGTTCGGCGACGGCCTGCGCGACGCGCTCGACCCCAAGACCCGCTGA
- a CDS encoding YgfZ/GcvT domain-containing protein, producing MWTRIPSSSLRVTGADRVDFIHGQMTGDLKRAPVPGMVPCAFLNVRGQIEQFARVYRRADDIYVHLDAGHAPALLARLKRYRIFDQVELEDLTGTLGTVHVWQEADLPGWDPAGADVQAFALPGGGGTVLTARVNRTGTPGLDLHFLLADEPAVLAALGGREAPLEALEERRVQAGLPDVSRDALAGTLPQEIGLDVNGPLPAISYRKGCYVGQEIMARLEARGNTRYHLARLDAEGPEGWPAGAEVTLDGRTVGQAGHFAGGRSVARVRKELEPGTAVLVAGRPAIVQARPDPAGG from the coding sequence ATGTGGACCCGGATTCCTTCCAGCAGCCTGCGCGTGACCGGCGCGGACCGAGTGGACTTCATACACGGCCAGATGACCGGCGACCTGAAACGCGCGCCCGTGCCGGGGATGGTGCCCTGCGCCTTCCTGAACGTGCGCGGGCAGATCGAGCAGTTCGCCCGGGTGTACCGCCGCGCGGACGACATCTACGTGCACCTGGACGCGGGGCACGCCCCGGCGCTGCTGGCGCGCCTGAAACGCTACCGGATCTTTGATCAGGTGGAGCTGGAGGACCTGACGGGCACGCTGGGCACAGTGCACGTCTGGCAGGAGGCGGACCTGCCCGGCTGGGATCCGGCCGGGGCGGACGTGCAGGCGTTCGCCCTGCCCGGGGGGGGCGGCACGGTGCTGACCGCACGGGTAAACCGCACGGGTACGCCGGGCCTGGACCTGCACTTCCTGCTGGCGGACGAGCCGGCCGTCCTGGCCGCGCTGGGGGGCCGGGAGGCTCCCCTGGAGGCGCTGGAGGAGCGGCGCGTGCAGGCGGGCCTGCCGGACGTGAGCCGTGACGCCCTGGCCGGCACGCTCCCGCAGGAGATCGGCCTGGACGTGAACGGGCCCCTTCCGGCGATCAGTTACCGCAAGGGCTGCTACGTGGGGCAGGAGATCATGGCCCGGCTGGAGGCCCGCGGCAACACCCGCTACCACCTGGCCCGCCTGGACGCCGAGGGCCCGGAGGGCTGGCCGGCGGGTGCGGAAGTGACCCTGGACGGCCGGACGGTCGGGCAGGCGGGCCACTTCGCGGGGGGCCGCAGTGTGGCCCGGGTGCGCAAGGAGCTCGAGCCGGGCACGGCGGTGCTGGTGGCCGGCCGGCCCGCCATCGTGCAGGCCCGGCCGGACCCGGCGGGCGGCTGA
- the hemA gene encoding glutamyl-tRNA reductase produces the protein MTLTCPTARGFLAAMPAQPAPLDFVVVGLNHQTAPVEVRERAAVRAGFEEVLLGRLAAHAREVLLLATCNRTEVYLVGLRTSATAAFEAAWGEAFSEHLYVYRGEAAVQHLYRVAAGLDSLVIGETQIQGQVKRAWQASSELRLSGPLLNKIAQGALAAGKRVRFETGMSDRVVSVSSAAVELAREALGDLGQRTALIIGAGETAELTMTHLRAAGVQDVIVVNRTAQRAQALAEKLGGRACAHEYLQEVLPEADVVIASSAAPHYVLGATEVEAALAGRARGMFLIDISVPRILNPDIAGVPGAHLRNLDDLQDLVSRNLDSRRAALPHARAIVREAAADLSRWHLTREAQLAPARQPQLVGQACD, from the coding sequence GTGACCCTCACCTGCCCCACCGCGCGCGGCTTCCTGGCCGCCATGCCCGCCCAGCCCGCCCCCCTGGATTTCGTGGTGGTGGGCCTGAACCACCAGACCGCACCCGTGGAGGTGCGCGAGCGGGCCGCCGTGCGCGCCGGGTTCGAGGAGGTCCTGCTGGGCCGCCTCGCGGCGCACGCGCGGGAGGTGCTGCTGCTCGCCACCTGCAACCGCACCGAGGTGTACCTGGTGGGCTTGCGGACCTCGGCCACCGCCGCCTTCGAGGCCGCGTGGGGCGAGGCCTTCTCCGAGCACCTGTACGTGTACCGCGGGGAGGCGGCCGTGCAGCACCTGTACCGCGTCGCGGCGGGCCTGGACAGCCTGGTGATCGGGGAGACGCAGATCCAGGGGCAGGTCAAGCGCGCCTGGCAGGCGTCCAGCGAGTTGCGCCTGAGCGGGCCGCTGCTGAACAAGATCGCGCAGGGCGCCCTGGCCGCCGGGAAACGCGTGCGGTTCGAGACGGGGATGAGCGACCGGGTGGTCAGCGTGTCCAGCGCCGCGGTGGAACTGGCCCGCGAGGCCCTGGGGGACCTGGGGCAGCGCACCGCCCTGATCATCGGCGCGGGCGAGACGGCGGAACTCACCATGACGCACCTGCGGGCCGCCGGCGTGCAGGACGTCATCGTGGTGAACCGCACCGCGCAGCGCGCGCAGGCCCTGGCGGAGAAGCTGGGCGGCCGGGCCTGCGCGCACGAGTACCTGCAGGAGGTGCTGCCCGAGGCGGACGTGGTGATCGCCTCCAGCGCCGCGCCGCACTACGTGCTGGGCGCCACCGAGGTCGAGGCGGCCCTGGCCGGCCGGGCGCGGGGCATGTTCCTGATCGACATCAGCGTGCCCCGCATCCTGAACCCGGACATCGCGGGCGTGCCCGGCGCGCACCTGCGCAACCTGGACGACCTGCAGGACCTCGTGAGCCGCAACCTGGACTCCCGCCGCGCGGCGCTGCCGCACGCCCGCGCTATCGTGCGCGAGGCCGCCGCGGACCTGTCGCGCTGGCACCTGACCCGCGAGGCGCAGCTGGCGCCCGCCCGGCAGCCCCAGCTGGTCGGTCAGGCCTGCGACTGA
- a CDS encoding uroporphyrinogen-III synthase, whose amino-acid sequence MSRAPSPPDRPLVAVTRAAGTNGDLAELLSVGGVEVVEVPLIRFTPPADVAAWHAVVQARLAAGGEGWLAVTSPQGARALREALAALGAGPRAGTLRLAVVGAGTAAVLEAVGLRPAFQPSRAEASVLGAELPAWPGEVVWHLTSQRSEPALGAALAARGVGYRRVEAYRTEPTRLTLAECAALRRADAVVLASGSAVRGLAAQVGVGGTVVVMGEPSAQVARALGFGQVVVAARPGLHELAQAVFGAVPSEGTKSRPDQLSDRSVRDE is encoded by the coding sequence ATGTCCCGCGCGCCCTCCCCTCCGGACCGGCCGCTGGTGGCGGTCACGCGGGCGGCCGGCACGAACGGCGACCTCGCAGAGTTGCTGAGCGTGGGAGGGGTGGAGGTGGTGGAGGTGCCGCTGATCCGCTTCACGCCCCCTGCGGACGTCGCGGCATGGCACGCCGTGGTGCAGGCGCGGCTGGCGGCGGGCGGCGAGGGGTGGCTGGCGGTGACCAGCCCGCAGGGCGCGCGGGCGTTGCGGGAGGCGCTGGCCGCCCTGGGGGCCGGGCCGAGAGCGGGCACCCTGCGGCTGGCGGTGGTGGGGGCGGGCACGGCGGCGGTGCTGGAGGCCGTGGGGCTGCGTCCGGCGTTCCAGCCGTCGCGGGCGGAGGCGAGCGTGCTGGGTGCCGAGCTGCCCGCCTGGCCCGGCGAGGTGGTGTGGCACCTGACCTCGCAGCGGTCCGAGCCGGCGCTGGGCGCGGCGCTGGCGGCGCGGGGCGTGGGGTACCGGCGCGTAGAGGCCTACCGCACGGAGCCCACCCGCCTGACGCTGGCCGAGTGCGCGGCGCTGCGCCGGGCGGACGCGGTGGTGCTGGCCTCGGGCAGCGCGGTGCGGGGGCTGGCGGCTCAGGTGGGCGTGGGCGGCACGGTGGTGGTGATGGGCGAGCCCTCGGCGCAGGTGGCGCGGGCGCTGGGTTTCGGGCAGGTGGTCGTGGCGGCGCGCCCGGGTCTTCATGAACTGGCGCAGGCGGTGTTCGGGGCCGTGCCGTCTGAGGGGACGAAATCCCGTCCAGATCAGCTTTCTGACCGTTCGGTCCGGGACGAGTGA
- a CDS encoding RNase H family protein: MNHAFVDASWNEQPDGSGLGGWGLVLLRPGHLPERYQGQLDSTDNNAAELRAVLEAVRLAPAGELLAVYTDNQAVIATLARGRGPELLQDPAREVHEEAAARQVGLRVGYVPRTRRHLRAAHDLANDARRGTSPASLVSGAEVLIEQRAGQHEARVTLRRSNGQRTERVTAHVQDDPLSDMPPSARALLTAVTLAQPGETLHVRRASKVAQALWQRPERALRPAVQAELNRARAEADGAGVQVVFTA, encoded by the coding sequence ATGAACCACGCGTTCGTGGACGCCAGCTGGAACGAACAGCCCGACGGCAGCGGCCTGGGCGGCTGGGGGCTGGTGCTGCTGCGCCCCGGGCACCTGCCGGAACGCTACCAGGGGCAGCTGGACTCGACGGACAACAACGCCGCCGAACTGCGCGCCGTGCTGGAAGCCGTGCGGCTTGCGCCGGCCGGGGAGCTGCTGGCCGTGTACACCGACAACCAGGCCGTGATCGCCACCCTGGCGCGCGGCCGCGGCCCGGAACTGCTGCAGGACCCCGCCCGCGAGGTGCATGAGGAGGCCGCCGCCCGGCAGGTGGGGCTGCGCGTGGGGTACGTGCCTCGCACCCGGCGGCACCTGCGGGCCGCGCACGACCTCGCCAACGACGCCCGGCGCGGCACCAGCCCCGCCTCTCTGGTGTCCGGGGCGGAGGTGCTGATCGAGCAGCGGGCCGGGCAGCACGAGGCCCGGGTCACGCTGCGCCGCAGCAACGGGCAGCGCACCGAACGCGTCACCGCGCACGTGCAGGACGATCCCCTGTCGGACATGCCGCCCAGCGCCCGGGCGCTGCTGACTGCCGTGACCCTCGCGCAGCCCGGCGAGACGCTGCACGTGCGCCGCGCCAGCAAGGTCGCGCAGGCACTGTGGCAGCGGCCCGAACGCGCCCTGCGCCCGGCCGTGCAGGCCGAACTGAATCGCGCCCGCGCCGAGGCGGACGGCGCGGGCGTGCAGGTCGTGTTCACGGCCTGA